In one window of Leptospira bourretii DNA:
- a CDS encoding GyrI-like domain-containing protein — MPELTEPLVKTENFTVMGLKIRTSNAPGDADIKIPSIYSRFYKEDIPKQMEMFRKYDPLFAVYFNYASDENGAYDFLLGYAVETNTKLLPGMEIVHVGPQNGRYFQIQPGAPEEVVPKFWAEIWNHPEIPKIRTYQTDWEEYSEAGIRVFLSTK; from the coding sequence ATGCCTGAATTGACGGAACCATTGGTAAAAACTGAAAATTTCACGGTGATGGGCCTCAAAATCCGGACTTCAAATGCCCCTGGTGATGCTGATATCAAAATACCATCAATCTACTCTCGGTTTTACAAAGAAGACATTCCAAAACAAATGGAGATGTTTCGAAAGTATGATCCACTTTTTGCAGTTTATTTCAACTATGCATCAGATGAAAATGGGGCTTATGATTTTTTGTTAGGTTATGCTGTCGAAACAAACACAAAGTTATTACCAGGAATGGAGATAGTGCACGTCGGACCACAAAACGGTCGTTATTTTCAAATCCAACCGGGAGCACCAGAAGAAGTTGTCCCTAAATTTTGGGCAGAGATTTGGAACCATCCAGAAATTCCCAAAATCAGAACCTACCAAACAGATTGGGAAGAATATTCGGAAGCAGGGATCAGAGTTTTTTTATCTACAAAGTAG